A stretch of the Mycobacterium sp. ITM-2016-00317 genome encodes the following:
- the gabT gene encoding 4-aminobutyrate--2-oxoglutarate transaminase: MTASVIGGPTLPQARRVHTEIPGPRSVELAHRRSAALPAGLTSAAGVYVAAAGGGVIVDVDGNSFIDLGSGIAVTTVGNAAPAVVARATAQLAEYTHTCFLATPYEPYIEVAEKLNALTPGAHQKRTALFNTGSEAVENAVKYARAATGRPAVVVFDHAFHGRSLLTMSMTAKNAPYKHGFGPFAPEVYRAPMAYPFRWPSGPQHCAAEAFAHFAQLVDAQIGADAVSCVVIEPIQGEGGFIVPAEGFLQSVARFCRERGILLVADEVQTGIARTGAWFASEHDGLVPDLITTAKGLAGGLPLAAVTGRADVMDAAHPGGIGGTYSGNPVACAAALGVFEEIETRGLVERARALGDLMTAALRRIAATTGVIGEIRGRGAMIAAELVVPGTREPDPAAVAAVTRHCQRNGVLPLSAGTFGNVLRFLPPLSISDELLAEAFDVVGDGFAAL, encoded by the coding sequence ATGACTGCGTCCGTGATCGGCGGCCCCACCCTCCCCCAGGCCCGCCGGGTGCACACCGAGATCCCCGGTCCCCGGTCCGTCGAGCTCGCGCACCGCCGCAGTGCCGCGCTCCCGGCCGGCCTGACCAGCGCCGCCGGTGTCTACGTCGCCGCGGCCGGCGGCGGGGTGATCGTCGACGTGGACGGCAACTCGTTCATCGACCTCGGCAGCGGGATCGCGGTCACCACCGTGGGCAACGCGGCCCCTGCCGTGGTGGCCCGTGCAACGGCGCAGCTCGCCGAGTACACCCACACCTGCTTCCTGGCCACCCCGTACGAGCCCTACATCGAGGTCGCCGAGAAGCTGAACGCACTGACCCCCGGCGCCCACCAGAAGCGGACCGCGTTGTTCAACACCGGCAGCGAGGCGGTGGAGAACGCGGTGAAATACGCCCGCGCGGCAACCGGGCGGCCGGCGGTGGTGGTGTTCGACCACGCGTTCCACGGCCGCTCGCTGCTCACCATGTCGATGACCGCCAAGAACGCGCCGTACAAGCACGGTTTCGGTCCGTTCGCCCCCGAGGTGTACCGGGCGCCGATGGCCTACCCGTTCCGGTGGCCCTCGGGTCCGCAGCACTGCGCCGCAGAGGCGTTCGCCCACTTCGCCCAGCTCGTCGACGCCCAGATCGGTGCCGACGCGGTGTCCTGCGTGGTGATCGAGCCGATCCAGGGTGAGGGCGGCTTCATCGTCCCGGCCGAGGGCTTCCTGCAGTCGGTCGCCCGCTTCTGCCGCGAGCGCGGCATCCTGCTGGTTGCCGACGAGGTGCAGACCGGCATCGCGCGCACCGGCGCCTGGTTCGCCAGCGAGCACGACGGGCTGGTGCCCGACCTGATCACCACCGCCAAGGGGCTGGCCGGTGGGCTGCCGCTGGCCGCGGTCACCGGACGTGCCGACGTGATGGACGCCGCGCACCCGGGCGGTATCGGCGGCACCTACAGCGGCAACCCGGTCGCGTGCGCAGCCGCACTCGGGGTGTTCGAGGAGATCGAGACCCGCGGACTGGTCGAGCGGGCCCGCGCCCTCGGGGACCTGATGACCGCGGCGTTGCGCAGGATCGCGGCCACCACCGGCGTGATCGGCGAGATCCGGGGACGCGGGGCGATGATCGCCGCCGAACTCGTGGTGCCCGGCACCCGCGAGCCCGATCCCGCCGCAGTGGCCGCCGTCACCCGGCACTGCCAGCGCAACGGCGTGTTGCCGCTGAGCGCAGGCACTTTCGGCAACGTGTTGCGGTTCCTCCCCCCGCTCTCGATCTCCGACGAACTGCTCGCCGAGGCCTTCGACGTCGTCGGCGACGGTTTCGCCGCCCTGTAG
- a CDS encoding isochorismatase family cysteine hydrolase yields the protein MSDTALLVIDMFNTYDHPDAEKLAESAAEVVAPIAELVERAGLRDDVDVIYVNDNYGDFAANHSDIIQGALEGSRPDLVRPLVPSPDTRFLTKVRHSAFYATPLDYLLSRLGVQRIVLTGQVTEQCVLYTALDGYVRHYDVVVPPDAVAHIDAKLGEAALEMMSRNMKADLSKSTDCLP from the coding sequence ATGAGTGATACCGCGCTTCTGGTGATCGACATGTTCAACACCTACGATCACCCCGACGCCGAGAAACTGGCCGAGAGTGCCGCCGAGGTCGTCGCACCGATCGCGGAGCTGGTCGAGCGGGCCGGCCTGCGCGACGACGTCGACGTGATCTATGTCAACGACAACTACGGCGACTTCGCCGCCAACCATTCCGACATCATCCAGGGCGCACTGGAGGGCTCCCGCCCGGATCTGGTCCGGCCGCTGGTGCCCAGCCCGGACACCCGCTTCCTGACCAAGGTGCGACACAGCGCGTTCTACGCTACCCCACTGGACTACCTGCTCAGCCGACTCGGTGTGCAGCGCATCGTGCTCACCGGGCAGGTCACCGAACAGTGCGTCCTGTACACCGCGCTCGACGGTTACGTCCGGCACTACGACGTGGTCGTCCCGCCGGATGCCGTGGCGCACATCGACGCCAAGCTCGGCGAGGCCGCGCTGGAGATGATGAGCCGCAACATGAAGGCGGACCTGTCGAAGTCCACCGACTGTCTGCCCTGA
- a CDS encoding Fe-S protein, with protein MEVLRSVVVLLHIVGFAITFGAWVTEAVAGRFRTTRVMDYGLLVSLLTGLALAAPWPAGIELNYPKIGIKLVILVILGGLLGMGSARQKRTGEAVPRGLFYGVGVLSFAAAALAVIW; from the coding sequence ATGGAAGTACTACGTTCTGTAGTTGTATTGCTGCACATCGTCGGCTTCGCGATCACCTTCGGCGCCTGGGTGACCGAAGCGGTCGCCGGGCGGTTCCGGACCACCCGGGTGATGGACTACGGCCTGCTGGTCTCACTGCTGACCGGCCTCGCGCTGGCCGCGCCGTGGCCCGCGGGCATCGAACTGAACTACCCCAAGATCGGGATCAAGCTGGTGATCCTGGTGATCCTGGGAGGATTGCTGGGCATGGGCAGTGCCCGGCAGAAGCGCACCGGTGAAGCGGTGCCGCGTGGCCTGTTCTACGGAGTCGGGGTGCTGTCGTTCGCCGCGGCGGCACTGGCTGTCATCTGGTAG
- a CDS encoding glucose 1-dehydrogenase, giving the protein MTGRLAGKVALISGGARGMGASHARVMAAHGAKVVCGDILDIEGQHVAGELGDAARYVHLDVTSPGDWDAAVATAVAEFGGLDVLVNNAGILNIGTVEDYPLSEWQRILDVNLTGVFLGIRAVTPTMKAAGGGSIVNISSIEGMAGTVGCHGYTATKFAVRGLTKSTALELGPFGIRVNSVHPGLVKTPMADWVPEDIFQSALGRIAQPHEVSNLVVYLAGDESSYSTGAEFVVDGGTIAGLAHKDFSAVDVARQPDWVT; this is encoded by the coding sequence ATGACAGGACGGCTGGCAGGCAAGGTCGCGCTCATCAGCGGCGGGGCCAGGGGCATGGGCGCGTCCCACGCGCGGGTGATGGCCGCCCACGGCGCCAAGGTGGTGTGCGGCGACATCCTCGACATCGAGGGCCAACACGTGGCCGGCGAACTCGGGGACGCCGCGCGCTACGTCCATCTCGACGTCACCAGCCCCGGCGACTGGGACGCGGCCGTGGCCACCGCCGTCGCCGAGTTCGGCGGGCTCGATGTCCTGGTCAACAACGCGGGCATCCTCAACATCGGTACCGTCGAGGACTATCCGCTGTCGGAGTGGCAGCGCATCCTCGACGTCAACCTCACCGGGGTCTTCCTGGGTATTCGCGCGGTCACCCCGACGATGAAGGCCGCGGGCGGAGGATCGATCGTCAACATCTCCTCGATCGAGGGGATGGCGGGCACCGTCGGGTGTCACGGCTACACCGCGACGAAGTTCGCGGTGCGCGGCCTCACCAAGTCCACGGCACTGGAGTTGGGGCCATTCGGGATTCGCGTCAACTCGGTGCATCCGGGCCTGGTGAAGACGCCGATGGCCGACTGGGTGCCCGAGGACATCTTCCAGTCCGCGCTCGGCCGGATCGCCCAGCCGCACGAGGTCAGCAACCTGGTCGTGTATCTGGCCGGCGACGAGTCCAGCTACTCGACCGGGGCGGAATTCGTCGTCGACGGCGGAACCATCGCCGGTCTGGCACACAAGGATTTCTCCGCCGTCGACGTCGCCCGACAGCCGGACTGGGTGACCTAG
- a CDS encoding NADPH:quinone oxidoreductase family protein has translation MRAIQIAELTGPQAARLVEIDDPTAADGEVLVDVHAAGVAFPDALQSRGLYQYKPQMPYTPGAEVAGVVRSAPAGAHVRPGDRVAGLTMLCGAMAEVVALQAERVFKLPDSLSFEAGAGILFNDLTVHFALRTRGRLQPGDTVLVHGAAGGIGTSTLRLAPAFGASRTIAVVSTEDKAEVARAAGASDVVLADGFKDAVKDLTGGRGVDIVVDPVGGDRFTDSLRSLAPGGRLLVVGFTGGEIPTVKVNRLLLNNVDAVGVGWGAWTMTHPGYLQEQWAELEPLLASGAVPAPTPVVYPLERAAEAIASLEDRSARGKVVVLVR, from the coding sequence ATGCGTGCGATACAGATTGCCGAACTGACGGGCCCGCAGGCGGCCCGCCTCGTGGAGATCGACGATCCCACCGCCGCGGACGGCGAGGTGCTGGTCGACGTGCACGCCGCGGGGGTGGCGTTCCCCGATGCGCTGCAGTCCCGCGGGCTCTATCAGTACAAGCCGCAGATGCCCTACACCCCGGGCGCGGAGGTGGCCGGGGTGGTGCGCAGCGCACCCGCCGGCGCGCACGTACGGCCCGGCGACCGGGTGGCCGGCCTGACGATGCTGTGCGGAGCGATGGCCGAAGTCGTTGCGCTGCAAGCGGAGCGGGTGTTCAAGTTGCCGGATTCGCTGTCCTTCGAGGCCGGCGCAGGCATTCTGTTCAACGATCTGACCGTGCATTTCGCATTGCGCACCCGCGGCCGTCTGCAACCCGGCGACACGGTGCTGGTGCACGGGGCGGCCGGCGGCATCGGCACCTCGACGCTGCGGCTCGCGCCTGCGTTCGGCGCCTCCCGCACCATCGCGGTGGTCAGCACCGAGGACAAGGCCGAGGTGGCCCGCGCCGCAGGCGCGTCCGACGTGGTGCTGGCCGACGGGTTCAAGGACGCGGTCAAGGACCTCACCGGCGGGCGCGGGGTGGACATCGTGGTCGATCCGGTGGGCGGTGACCGGTTCACCGATTCACTGCGCTCGCTGGCGCCCGGCGGCCGGCTGCTGGTGGTCGGTTTCACCGGCGGGGAGATCCCGACGGTGAAGGTGAACCGGCTGCTGCTCAACAACGTCGACGCCGTCGGCGTGGGGTGGGGAGCATGGACGATGACCCACCCCGGCTATCTGCAGGAGCAGTGGGCCGAGCTGGAGCCGTTGCTAGCGTCGGGTGCGGTGCCTGCGCCCACCCCGGTGGTCTATCCGCTGGAGCGGGCCGCCGAGGCGATCGCGTCGCTGGAGGATCGCTCGGCCAGGGGCAAGGTCGTCGTACTTGTTCGATGA
- a CDS encoding alpha/beta hydrolase: MARGTSTQARRRGFAPAQALPPGRIVDVRSRDGVRLHAEVFGPEDGYPIVLAHGITCALRVWACQIADLARDHRVIAFDHRGHGRSSIPPLRGGYSLDYLAADLDAVLEATLAPGERAVIAGHSMGGIAISSWSERLPHRVEQRADAVALINTTTGDLLRNVNLLPVPPALAEARVRAAGSMLRRFGGVPLSRAVHRPNRRFVASLAVGRDADPAVADFVYELFNSTSPAGRGGWARVLVDHLGPRHIALSNLTVPTLVIGSTKDRLLPMASARRIAATAPNLARFVELPGGHCAILERPDEVNEHLRWLIGSVRESSRASGAAGNAASDDQGRRASS, encoded by the coding sequence ATGGCACGAGGAACCAGCACGCAGGCGCGGCGCCGGGGGTTCGCCCCCGCGCAGGCACTGCCGCCTGGACGCATCGTCGACGTCCGCTCCCGCGACGGCGTCCGGCTGCACGCAGAGGTCTTCGGGCCGGAGGACGGCTACCCGATCGTGCTCGCGCACGGCATCACCTGCGCGCTGCGGGTGTGGGCCTGCCAGATCGCCGACCTCGCCCGCGACCACCGGGTGATCGCCTTCGATCACCGCGGCCACGGCCGCAGCTCGATCCCGCCGCTGCGCGGTGGCTACAGCCTGGACTATCTCGCCGCCGACCTCGACGCGGTGCTGGAGGCCACGCTGGCTCCCGGCGAACGCGCCGTGATCGCGGGCCACTCGATGGGCGGCATCGCGATCTCGTCGTGGTCGGAACGGCTGCCGCACCGCGTCGAGCAACGTGCCGACGCGGTTGCGCTGATCAACACCACCACCGGCGACCTGCTGCGCAACGTCAACCTGTTGCCGGTCCCGCCGGCGCTGGCCGAAGCCCGGGTGCGGGCGGCCGGATCGATGCTGCGCCGGTTCGGCGGGGTGCCGCTGAGTCGGGCCGTGCACCGGCCCAACCGCCGCTTCGTCGCGTCACTGGCCGTGGGCCGCGACGCCGACCCGGCGGTCGCCGACTTCGTCTACGAGCTGTTCAACTCCACGTCGCCGGCGGGGCGCGGCGGGTGGGCACGGGTGCTCGTCGATCACCTCGGCCCGCGGCACATCGCGCTGTCGAACCTGACGGTGCCGACACTGGTGATCGGCAGCACCAAGGACCGGCTGCTGCCGATGGCGTCGGCCCGCCGGATCGCGGCCACCGCGCCGAACCTGGCGCGATTCGTCGAGCTGCCCGGCGGGCACTGCGCGATCCTGGAACGGCCCGACGAGGTCAACGAGCATCTGCGCTGGCTGATCGGGTCGGTCAGGGAGAGTTCCCGGGCAAGCGGGGCGGCGGGGAATGCGGCGTCCGACGATCAGGGCCGGCGCGCCAGCTCCTGA
- a CDS encoding NAD(P)/FAD-dependent oxidoreductase translates to MPHLTGAEVRSPELTRLTGLPFDDDDEVLRAAIDDASVPALLMSMVHMTGDLNILDELPRPFMLIAMDLQGGMSEPDKQAVRDKAYQVAREYRDRGCPPPFVPDEHQLRVMLDVVSAGQVTDEFVDYIAADLRVTDDDQCGPVWASVPEQRAGFPVVVIGCGEAGLLAGIKLKAAGVPFTIVERQSGVGGTWLANRYPGCRVDIASQYYTYSFEPTDHWRHHYATQPEILQYLRDVTDRYGLAEHIRFDTEVTGAVWDAAAARWRVRVRRTGTGEGADEELTARAVICAVGQFSTPVIPDINGANTFRGPSRHTADWDNSVELTGKRVAVIGAGASGFQLVPAIAGTAAHVDVYQRTPQWMAPNVHYHEAVSAGARWATRHLPYYGRWLRFVSWWPIADALDEQITIDPGWDTGGLSVSAGNQAIRDMFIAWMRAFTDDEELLDKVTPKYPPMGKRTLQDDGTWLTTLQRDDVELVTDGIAEITADGVTDVRGVHRKADVLVWATGFDVNHQLGPIDIRGTGGVGLNEAWGDAGYAYLGITVAGFPNFYCMFGPGTNAVNGASIIYNSECQMRYILGCIDMTLAAGAAAAAPRAEVCADYDRRSQHRLTSMVYAHPSVSSYYKNSAGELPTLFAWRIAEYWKWTSRPFPADYEFTVTEFTDTTGQGNS, encoded by the coding sequence GTGCCCCATCTCACCGGCGCGGAGGTGCGCAGTCCCGAGCTGACCCGGTTGACCGGACTGCCGTTCGACGACGACGACGAGGTGCTGCGAGCGGCCATCGACGACGCCAGTGTGCCCGCGCTGTTGATGTCGATGGTCCACATGACCGGCGACCTGAACATCCTCGACGAACTGCCGCGCCCGTTCATGCTCATCGCGATGGATCTGCAGGGCGGCATGAGCGAGCCGGACAAACAGGCGGTGCGGGACAAGGCTTATCAGGTCGCCCGCGAGTACCGCGACAGGGGCTGCCCGCCACCGTTCGTGCCCGACGAGCACCAGCTACGGGTGATGCTCGACGTGGTCTCGGCCGGTCAGGTCACCGACGAGTTCGTCGACTACATCGCCGCCGATCTGAGGGTCACCGACGACGACCAGTGCGGTCCGGTGTGGGCATCGGTGCCCGAGCAGCGTGCCGGCTTCCCCGTCGTGGTCATCGGCTGCGGCGAGGCCGGGCTGCTGGCCGGTATCAAGCTCAAGGCGGCCGGTGTGCCGTTCACCATCGTCGAGCGTCAGTCCGGCGTCGGCGGAACCTGGCTGGCCAACCGCTACCCCGGCTGCCGAGTCGACATCGCCAGCCAGTACTACACGTATTCGTTCGAGCCGACCGACCATTGGCGGCACCACTACGCCACCCAACCCGAGATACTGCAGTATCTGCGCGATGTCACCGACCGCTACGGACTCGCCGAGCACATCCGGTTCGACACCGAGGTGACCGGCGCGGTGTGGGACGCGGCGGCCGCGCGGTGGCGGGTGCGGGTGCGTCGCACCGGCACCGGCGAAGGCGCTGACGAGGAGCTGACCGCCCGCGCCGTGATCTGCGCCGTCGGCCAGTTCAGCACCCCGGTCATCCCGGACATCAACGGAGCAAACACGTTTCGCGGGCCGTCCCGCCACACCGCAGACTGGGACAACTCCGTGGAGCTGACCGGCAAGCGGGTCGCGGTGATCGGCGCCGGGGCCAGCGGCTTCCAGCTGGTGCCCGCGATCGCCGGCACCGCCGCGCATGTCGACGTCTACCAGCGCACCCCACAGTGGATGGCGCCCAACGTGCACTACCACGAAGCGGTCAGCGCCGGGGCCCGTTGGGCCACCCGGCATCTGCCCTACTACGGGCGATGGTTGCGCTTCGTGTCGTGGTGGCCGATCGCCGACGCCCTCGACGAACAGATCACCATCGACCCCGGCTGGGACACCGGTGGATTGTCGGTCAGCGCAGGCAATCAGGCGATCCGGGACATGTTCATCGCGTGGATGCGCGCGTTCACCGACGACGAGGAACTGCTCGACAAGGTCACCCCGAAGTACCCGCCGATGGGCAAGCGCACCCTGCAGGACGACGGCACCTGGCTGACCACCCTGCAGCGCGACGACGTCGAACTGGTCACCGACGGGATCGCCGAGATCACCGCCGACGGTGTCACCGACGTGCGTGGCGTGCACCGCAAGGCCGATGTGCTGGTGTGGGCCACCGGTTTCGACGTCAACCACCAGCTCGGCCCGATCGACATCCGCGGTACCGGTGGCGTCGGGCTCAACGAGGCGTGGGGCGACGCCGGCTACGCATACCTCGGGATCACCGTGGCCGGGTTCCCGAACTTCTACTGCATGTTCGGCCCCGGCACCAACGCCGTGAACGGCGCCAGCATCATCTACAACTCCGAATGCCAGATGCGCTACATCCTGGGCTGCATCGACATGACACTGGCCGCCGGTGCGGCCGCCGCCGCGCCCAGGGCCGAGGTGTGTGCCGACTACGACCGCCGCAGCCAACACCGGCTGACGTCGATGGTCTACGCCCACCCTTCGGTCAGCAGCTACTACAAGAACAGTGCAGGCGAGTTGCCCACCCTGTTCGCGTGGCGCATCGCCGAGTACTGGAAGTGGACGTCTCGGCCGTTCCCGGCGGACTACGAATTCACGGTCACGGAATTCACGGACACGACGGGGCAGGGGAACTCATGA
- a CDS encoding LuxR C-terminal-related transcriptional regulator codes for MEAVSHAGEQPVDDRRVAGFLAAAASAPTALVVEGEAGIGKTTLWLRQLELAGERGFRVLTARVGQAESVMAFAALADLLADVEDDCYASLPALQKLALDRVLLRAGNDGPSTDQRTVAAGFVSVLHTLAERSPVLIAIDDAQWLDRSSRAAVEFAVRRLRGPFGVLVTERCAPGEGTTAGWLRLERPDGLQRVSVRPMTTGQLHSLISERLGRTLARPSVLRIAEISGGNPFFALELAHSIGDGPTAAEPPLPATLTEVVRRRIGQLDESTRSLLLSVACVAAPTVDLLARAHASTTTEVTARLEKVESTGIVTLDGNRVRFTHPLLASGVYTDAGPTARRAMHRTMGALETQPELKARHLALASASGDDEIFTALDQAADSARARGAPAAAAELVDLAIGLGGDNPVRRMRSAENHFLAGDTAKAAAVLGQVDSMEPAILRALASSLLATVRMYENEHTEAVALLRSALDDGAGNVPVLVQVLLRLSFALNSIGELDDARRYVRDAVKLAEELGIPGIISAALAWSVHVEFQCGHGLDEQSLRRAMELYDPALDVPIIFRAPFVHALAMSWTGRLEQAHRELTEVRAMCVDRGAESDMMAIAGFLAINHLWRGQLAAAEAEAAEAVERAEQLGGDDVLIIPMTVRGALAAYAGRVDDARSDARWVLGAIANRQASHIADWPGMTLCFLEESLGNHREALQALDVKFLDTAQMPATELMYAWHLPDVIEAMVGAGRLDEAEFLTSALEQNGLEHGRHWMRAVGARCRAMLLAARGEVAAAEQAAHRAMVEHEGLPMPFETARTQLLLGQLQRRLRQKQSAAANLNEALGTFQTLGTPLWAQRAQSELARAVVAPAEDLTQLTPSEQRVAEMAAAGATNKDIAAAMFISAKTVEHNLTKIYRKLGISSRAELGRRMDRTGRS; via the coding sequence ATGGAGGCCGTGTCCCACGCTGGAGAGCAACCAGTCGACGATCGGCGCGTTGCTGGTTTCCTGGCCGCCGCGGCGTCGGCGCCCACTGCGCTGGTCGTCGAGGGCGAAGCGGGGATCGGCAAGACCACGCTGTGGCTGCGTCAGCTCGAGCTGGCCGGCGAACGGGGTTTCCGGGTGCTCACGGCCCGGGTGGGCCAGGCCGAATCGGTGATGGCGTTCGCCGCGCTGGCCGACCTGCTCGCGGATGTCGAGGACGACTGCTACGCCTCGTTGCCCGCGTTGCAGAAGCTGGCGCTGGACCGGGTGCTGCTGCGCGCAGGCAACGACGGTCCGTCCACCGATCAGCGCACCGTGGCCGCGGGTTTCGTGTCGGTGCTGCACACTCTGGCCGAGCGTTCCCCGGTGCTGATCGCGATCGACGACGCCCAGTGGCTGGACCGGTCGAGCCGGGCGGCCGTCGAGTTCGCGGTACGCCGGCTGCGCGGACCGTTCGGCGTGCTGGTGACCGAGCGGTGCGCCCCGGGCGAGGGCACCACCGCGGGCTGGCTGAGGCTGGAGCGGCCCGACGGGCTCCAGCGCGTGTCGGTGCGGCCGATGACCACGGGTCAACTGCACTCGCTGATCTCCGAGCGCCTGGGCCGTACCCTGGCCCGGCCGTCGGTGCTCCGCATCGCCGAGATCTCGGGCGGCAACCCGTTTTTCGCTCTCGAGCTGGCGCACTCCATCGGCGACGGCCCGACCGCGGCTGAGCCGCCGCTGCCGGCCACGCTGACCGAGGTGGTGCGGCGCCGGATCGGGCAGCTGGACGAATCGACCCGCTCGCTGCTGCTCAGCGTCGCGTGCGTGGCCGCCCCCACAGTGGACCTGCTGGCGCGCGCCCATGCCTCGACGACCACGGAGGTGACCGCCCGCCTGGAGAAGGTGGAGTCCACCGGCATCGTCACTCTGGACGGGAACCGGGTGAGGTTCACCCACCCGCTGCTGGCCAGCGGCGTCTACACCGACGCCGGACCGACAGCGCGCCGCGCGATGCACCGCACGATGGGCGCACTCGAGACCCAGCCGGAGCTCAAAGCGCGGCACCTGGCCCTGGCGTCGGCCAGCGGCGACGACGAGATCTTCACCGCGCTGGATCAGGCCGCCGACTCCGCCCGTGCCCGGGGCGCCCCGGCGGCGGCCGCGGAGCTCGTCGACCTGGCCATCGGGCTGGGCGGAGACAACCCGGTGCGCCGCATGAGGTCCGCGGAGAACCACTTCCTGGCCGGCGACACCGCCAAAGCCGCCGCCGTGCTGGGCCAGGTCGACTCGATGGAGCCCGCGATCCTGCGGGCGCTGGCGTCGAGCCTGCTCGCCACGGTCCGGATGTACGAGAACGAACACACCGAGGCGGTCGCACTGCTGCGCAGCGCACTCGACGACGGCGCGGGCAACGTCCCGGTGCTGGTGCAGGTGCTGCTGCGGTTGTCGTTCGCGCTCAACAGCATCGGCGAGCTCGACGACGCGCGCCGGTACGTCCGCGACGCCGTCAAGCTGGCCGAGGAGCTCGGAATTCCGGGCATCATCAGCGCCGCGCTGGCGTGGTCGGTGCACGTGGAATTCCAATGCGGGCACGGGCTCGACGAGCAGTCCCTGCGGCGCGCGATGGAGCTCTACGACCCGGCTCTCGACGTGCCGATCATCTTCCGGGCGCCGTTCGTGCACGCGTTGGCGATGTCGTGGACCGGTCGGCTCGAGCAGGCGCACCGCGAGCTGACCGAGGTGCGCGCGATGTGTGTCGATCGCGGCGCTGAGAGCGACATGATGGCCATCGCCGGGTTTCTCGCGATCAACCACCTGTGGCGCGGTCAGCTCGCCGCCGCCGAGGCCGAGGCGGCCGAAGCCGTGGAACGCGCGGAACAGCTCGGTGGCGACGACGTGCTGATCATCCCGATGACCGTGCGTGGCGCGCTGGCCGCCTACGCCGGTCGCGTCGACGACGCCCGCTCCGACGCCCGCTGGGTGCTCGGTGCCATCGCCAACCGGCAGGCCTCCCACATCGCCGACTGGCCGGGAATGACGTTGTGCTTCCTTGAGGAATCGCTCGGGAATCACCGGGAGGCGTTGCAGGCACTCGACGTGAAGTTCCTCGACACCGCGCAGATGCCTGCCACCGAATTGATGTACGCGTGGCATCTGCCCGACGTGATCGAGGCGATGGTGGGCGCGGGACGGCTCGACGAGGCCGAATTCCTCACCAGCGCACTGGAACAGAACGGCCTCGAGCACGGCAGGCACTGGATGCGCGCGGTGGGCGCGCGGTGTCGCGCGATGCTGCTGGCCGCCCGCGGCGAAGTGGCGGCCGCCGAGCAGGCCGCGCACCGCGCGATGGTCGAGCATGAAGGTCTGCCGATGCCGTTCGAGACGGCCAGAACTCAGCTCCTGCTCGGCCAGCTGCAACGCCGGTTACGCCAGAAGCAGTCCGCGGCAGCGAATCTGAACGAGGCGCTGGGGACCTTCCAGACGTTGGGCACCCCGCTGTGGGCGCAGCGGGCGCAGTCCGAACTGGCGCGCGCAGTGGTCGCCCCAGCCGAGGATCTGACCCAGTTGACGCCGTCGGAGCAGCGGGTCGCCGAGATGGCGGCCGCCGGGGCGACCAACAAGGACATCGCCGCGGCGATGTTCATCAGTGCCAAGACCGTCGAGCACAACCTCACCAAGATCTACCGCAAGCTGGGCATCAGCTCGCGCGCCGAGTTGGGCAGGCGGATGGATCGGACCGGCCGGTCCTAG